A window of the Agrococcus jejuensis genome harbors these coding sequences:
- a CDS encoding pyridoxal phosphate-dependent aminotransferase, whose translation MALKSLDQSSKLKHVLYEIRGPVHAEAARLEAEGHRILKLNIGNPKPFGFETPETIVQDMIAEIRNAEGYSESKGILSARRAVVARYEGVPGFPQLTVDDVYLGNGVSELITITMQALLDQGDEVLIPAPDYPLWTAMTSLGGGTPVHYLCDEQNGWQPDLADLEAKITPRTKALVVINPNNPTGAVYTPEVLRGMVDLARKHSLLLLADEIYDRILYGDAQHTSIASLAPDLLCITYNGLSKTYRAAGFRAGWMVISGPKHHAGGFLQGIDLLASTRLCPNVPSQYGIQTALTGHQSIEDLIEPGGRLLEQRDATVTGLRSIPGVSVVEPRGALYVFPRLDPEVHQIHDDQQLVLDLLLREKILVVQGSGFNWPQPDHFRIVTLPYADDLTVAVERIGNFLASYRQ comes from the coding sequence ATGGCTCTGAAGTCCCTCGACCAGTCGTCGAAGCTGAAGCACGTCCTCTACGAGATCCGAGGACCCGTGCACGCGGAGGCCGCGCGGCTCGAGGCAGAGGGCCACCGCATCCTCAAGCTCAACATCGGCAACCCCAAGCCGTTCGGCTTCGAGACGCCCGAGACGATCGTGCAGGACATGATCGCCGAGATCCGCAACGCCGAGGGCTACTCGGAGTCGAAGGGCATCCTCTCGGCACGCCGCGCCGTCGTCGCCCGCTACGAGGGCGTGCCGGGCTTCCCGCAGCTCACCGTCGACGACGTGTACCTCGGCAACGGCGTCTCCGAGCTCATCACCATCACGATGCAGGCGCTGCTCGACCAGGGCGACGAGGTGCTCATCCCCGCCCCCGACTACCCGCTCTGGACGGCCATGACGAGCCTCGGCGGCGGCACGCCCGTGCACTACCTGTGCGACGAGCAGAACGGCTGGCAGCCCGACCTCGCCGACCTCGAGGCCAAGATCACGCCGCGCACGAAGGCGCTCGTCGTCATCAACCCCAACAACCCCACGGGCGCCGTCTACACGCCCGAGGTGCTGCGCGGCATGGTCGACCTCGCCCGCAAGCACTCGCTGCTGCTGCTCGCCGACGAGATCTACGACCGCATCCTGTACGGCGACGCGCAGCACACGTCGATCGCGTCGCTCGCGCCCGACCTGCTGTGCATCACGTACAACGGCCTGTCGAAGACCTACCGCGCCGCCGGCTTCCGTGCCGGCTGGATGGTGATCTCGGGTCCGAAGCACCACGCTGGCGGATTCCTGCAGGGCATCGACCTGCTCGCCTCCACGCGCCTGTGCCCCAACGTGCCGTCGCAGTACGGCATCCAGACGGCGCTCACGGGCCACCAGTCGATCGAGGACCTCATCGAGCCCGGTGGACGCCTGCTCGAGCAGCGCGACGCCACCGTGACGGGCCTGCGGTCGATCCCGGGCGTCTCGGTCGTCGAGCCGCGCGGCGCGCTCTACGTGTTCCCTCGCCTCGACCCCGAGGTGCACCAGATCCACGACGACCAGCAGCTCGTGCTCGACCTCCTGCTGCGCGAGAAGATCCTCGTCGTGCAGGGCTCGGGCTTCAACTGGCCGCAGCCCGACCACTTCCGCATCGTGACGCTGCCCTACGCCGACGACCTCACGGTCGCCGTCGAGCGCATCGGCAACTTCCTGGCGTCGTACCGCCAGTAG
- a CDS encoding sugar phosphate isomerase/epimerase family protein codes for MIPVGLSTISVFPRPLEDGFRLSAECGYDGVEVMVTTDARTRDADRLTVLAKAYDQPILAIHAPTLLLTSFVWGNDHFVKLERSAQLAVDTGAETVVVHPPFRWQGKYAATFEESVRRTEDKYDVAIAVENMFPWRTGGKDRKAYLPGIDPSLMDVRHATLDFSHCALAGRNSLELANDLGSRLRHLHLTDGIGGKSNRTSDEHLVPGRGNEPVAEVLQMLAATDFGGQIIAEIKTRNVRTEKDRRALIQETIDFARKHLGQA; via the coding sequence GTGATCCCCGTCGGACTCAGCACCATCAGCGTCTTCCCTCGACCGCTCGAGGACGGCTTCCGCCTGTCCGCCGAGTGCGGCTACGACGGCGTCGAGGTGATGGTGACGACGGATGCGCGCACGCGCGACGCCGATCGCCTCACGGTGCTCGCGAAGGCGTACGACCAGCCGATCCTCGCGATCCACGCGCCCACGCTGCTGCTCACGTCGTTCGTGTGGGGCAACGACCACTTCGTGAAGCTCGAGCGCTCCGCGCAGCTCGCGGTCGACACGGGCGCCGAGACGGTCGTCGTGCATCCGCCGTTCCGCTGGCAGGGCAAGTACGCCGCGACGTTCGAGGAGTCGGTGCGCCGCACCGAGGACAAGTACGACGTCGCGATCGCCGTCGAGAACATGTTCCCGTGGCGCACGGGCGGCAAGGACCGCAAGGCGTACCTGCCGGGCATCGACCCGAGCCTCATGGACGTGCGGCACGCGACGCTCGACTTCTCGCACTGCGCGCTCGCCGGTCGGAACTCGCTCGAGCTCGCGAACGACCTCGGCTCGCGCCTGCGCCACCTGCACCTCACCGACGGCATCGGCGGCAAGTCGAACCGCACCTCCGACGAGCACCTCGTGCCCGGCCGCGGCAACGAGCCCGTCGCCGAGGTGCTGCAGATGCTCGCCGCGACCGACTTCGGCGGCCAGATCATCGCCGAGATCAAGACGCGCAACGTGCGCACCGAGAAGGATCGCCGCGCGCTCATCCAGGAGACGATCGACTTCGCCAGGAAGCACCTGGGCCAGGCCTAG
- a CDS encoding carbohydrate kinase family protein, giving the protein MAVVGDALVDVVDGRSVPGGAALNVAVGLARLGADVDLVAMVADDEPGRLLVAHAASHGVRLAPTPAPLGTATATATRDGDTMRYVFNEAGVRRHVDVTPLLPLLDAADLVVVSCMALDDASQAEPLLRIAEPERRLVVDPNPRPGYLPTPEHVVRFREAVERIGARSRVVKVGDEDAELVWGTEPHAVASRLLSLGAAAVLVTEGPDGATAHARTASIHAPIHAMDAPIVDTIGAGDATIAAVAAALAEAEITGTDVGEDWWREVLDDAMAIAAATCRVEGGLLQLPAR; this is encoded by the coding sequence ATGGCCGTCGTCGGCGACGCGCTCGTCGACGTGGTCGACGGCCGCAGCGTGCCCGGCGGCGCGGCGCTCAACGTCGCCGTCGGCCTCGCGCGCCTCGGCGCCGACGTCGACCTCGTCGCGATGGTCGCCGACGACGAGCCCGGCCGCCTGCTCGTGGCGCACGCCGCATCCCACGGGGTGCGGCTCGCGCCCACGCCCGCGCCGCTCGGCACCGCGACCGCCACCGCGACGCGCGACGGCGACACCATGCGCTACGTCTTCAACGAGGCCGGCGTGCGCCGGCACGTCGACGTGACGCCTCTGCTGCCCCTGCTCGACGCAGCCGACCTAGTCGTCGTGTCGTGCATGGCCCTCGACGACGCGAGCCAGGCGGAGCCGCTGCTGCGCATCGCCGAGCCTGAGCGCCGCCTCGTCGTCGACCCCAACCCGCGCCCCGGCTACCTGCCGACGCCCGAGCACGTCGTGCGCTTCCGCGAGGCCGTCGAGCGCATCGGCGCCCGGTCGCGGGTCGTGAAGGTGGGCGACGAGGATGCCGAGCTCGTGTGGGGCACCGAGCCGCACGCCGTCGCCTCGCGCCTCCTGTCGCTCGGCGCCGCCGCCGTGCTCGTGACCGAGGGGCCTGACGGCGCCACGGCGCACGCGCGCACCGCGAGCATCCACGCCCCCATCCACGCGATGGACGCGCCGATCGTCGACACGATCGGCGCGGGCGACGCGACGATCGCCGCCGTCGCGGCAGCCCTCGCGGAGGCCGAGATCACCGGCACCGACGTGGGCGAGGACTGGTGGCGCGAGGTGCTCGACGACGCCATGGCGATCGCGGCGGCGACGTGCCGCGTCGAGGGCGGCCTGCTGCAGCTGCCCGCCCGCTGA